One genomic segment of Motacilla alba alba isolate MOTALB_02 chromosome 1A, Motacilla_alba_V1.0_pri, whole genome shotgun sequence includes these proteins:
- the LOC119707933 gene encoding uncharacterized protein LOC119707933 → MGERRRGESGEPGTGFPQDPEEQGCSLLQRAVAVLHSSSLHSGSQHGFQYSSAILVENELFLSELRAFARAKAAAGYSQEELQETFAFLLFDKEEEAQRVCQSGLRVNSSNISTLGDPAKGVYISKYSDFLHPSPWHHGKSGFIVICKLIKGKVRAIPESSPSSCTCPSPGYDCHVSSGSSQYYVYEVSGVNSPFPVDYPQYPTGVPCLSQYYVYEVSGVNSPFPVDYPQYPTGVPCLSQYYVYEVSGVNSPFPMDYPQYPTGVPCLSQYYVYEVSGVNSPFPVDYPRYPTGVPCLSQYYVYEVSGVNSPFPMDYPRYPTGVPCLSQYYVYEVSGAGAAERPRQVCPYVLLACQYRPPREMPAPAPQHPAERNHQEPRSLPAAPCPWRGQLCIGGRRLCTIGLRSQHSAGSVPAQLPPSLDIKHVMGLSDLKKKLPEAAFGKKNYTRNEVCFQGVYSSLYEVEISNKDQSKMDQLVENLKEKDLAIIKYLQDQGVLILLTSSALAREDGLEPKEPVSLLALFLFSSPRALSPREEQQDPQHRKEGSARSAISLKIASVLPGLRYALRKAASSSWNATGSPCIQEHLQEYAKLQETSQASPGQSGDVPVAAVPSPCRDGDAHPSQELSERSLAQLRRYLSDPSSFTLGISAALQCLSAEVLAAEIVHKPQCESAEEESSAPNGPAVEAKRPKTLENLDSKKVPVTEKPKEPLPELPSEASSQPPGAEIPGNVHPVASPSVAFALPGDNSDSHALNLLADLALGSCIPAFIPKDSGTVPVESGDSWEQQSPSDPKSQRVASDHKYHRADKQGKKPTSSKVSLTQPLPEKTDSSQPASPPREKTSGIFGRSGGVPVPAVFQVFPPRQAPQASELNAHSIISAEHSYASPMPEDPKAPPDPKGNPAAGPRSAPGAPLVGKVLPFRHQQSSAEPARSQRCPRKKEDFSKSHTVNLCGNSMKVTCRWEEEYLFHLDSRYTNDSLEKTVIRALHGPWDPDLPDDVEGMKLILHMWVALFYRKPSKLLSSSRKVVEHSNPRKFVSINSSGGFLELSDDSQDCFGFETCPADSGSDPDQTPSSSLDPSTPSQGAPQPEKSPADSQTDADGAAGAVDSTVSSSSGELPCGEEEEEPSSTSCPESLSLQDHSREKLDVAGGEPEGVPEESARHVSSVTAEEPAEEDLQDARITPIPPEELGCPSKSPDAPGTENPGSQTPNCSPAPWTDPPCAPQDNGEQQQQKQQEAGSGSGPGPPEDEEGTGCSGHSLEVEDGADPQPACDSVPLEAAPGSAEPGGATEQGEECQEPPEHSEEREVEEEKKEDEELEDESSFVDPVDLVLSESSDAEMECEHGEHNPGNSASPEEFGVPEEDPALSPTPLAPPCPDRSSPAPSDGAGTDPGGFPEEMSPNQEELPDPWDAPGTPESETSGVGVASPAEVGSPHSDSGELPVPPEPSLVRGAQPDSVTDSPGSAGATLGNGSEHRSRDRAPSGERWEPAGSAGSPCRQGMSLTLSPDTSSVCLTSPDGSVDPWAAPEDQPVESIQSPSQSELGRSSCFSQRGGDEAEPDPNSLDAEEPNQGSNGVLVGEQQGSPSGNGTEELDDPMGAGDGRDSPFDYTDVGDDCRAEESEDAFPGTENSPGNDTTNMEVVDIPLHHHLLESEPSSSIREGISAIQELPWQQQSFPDIHGDSAPASPGAGDSNPGIPAVPGRRESVLCRLWKPCREGGATQVSVAAWSLDGSLHPGCSQGLVESPAPCSPVDASAEPGSAPPSPCDPWDDPETAEPGSPLPEVLPGVLSSTPDSAWWAGSCGSPRSSSRSHGSPRSSPRSPRSCGSPGSPWSHGSPRSQGSPRSPRSCGSPRCHGSPRSHGSPRSCGSPRSCGSLRSPRSCGSPRSCGSPGSHVSLRSLGSHGSPRSRGSPRSPRSCGSPRSHGSHGSPRSQDSPRSPRSCGSPRCHGSPRSCGSPGSPRSRGSPGSHGSPRSHGSPQSQAEDAGGSPGEEPFLPEDLEGGSIPSPAPFPARECPLCEPWDVCEHNPEGSQLFPDPDCAGAEVGQGEIPASPVPWDEPGDPSGEHLEFSDAEDVSDLLPREEQLPSQDTHEGLALEDPLENSFGDSDQKYFEGNSRSPLPSRSSCIMRSTDAAGTRTTWDSSSRSSAHTEERGEARDRDIRRDYGSFVVTRQCQERTEHFQLPRRRSRRARESHLARSLMGTWRGLEEITQATLDMECLRFHYKLKEILRNGKPSFSTSKSIFPTDFPPRHAPVPLSPRSRSPLQVTIPPSDAWPGGDARAARRGRSRAGSRDAGAAWHLGKLRYEHAAPEPRGAVAGILREYSEFQRVLLARAEAGSDAPAPGEAGSGRPGAARPCGTAAFRGMVAELCGALRWHLRRVAASGQPGMFYLLETGKEPFFDRVKALLKAEGFVRTEPLTFCRARQRDSERLLVIIRNEDIASHIHSVPCLLELKRCPGVVFAGVDDPEEVTGDTFQELFQAGGFVVSDEELLERVTLGQLKEVVKVLEKLNRSGRWKWLLHHRESKKLRGDLRDDAGAQKKQLLLRWCQGAELLELLPFHGCDAAPESRRAQCLPELQAQRVRARFAVYLTENPSSSCREILESKGILVADIDTFLGTVQKVAAPFRRSYW, encoded by the exons TACTACGTGTACGAGGTCAGCGGGGTGAATTCCCCGTTCCCCGTGGATTATCCCCAGTATCCCACGGGTGTTCCCTGTCTTTCCCAGTACTACGTGTACGAGGTCAGCGGGGTGAATTCCCCGTTCCCCGTGGATTATCCCCAGTATCCCACGGGTGTTCCCTGTCTTTCCCAGTACTACGTGTACGAGGTCAGCGGGGTGAATTCCCCGTTCCCCATGGATTATCCCCAGTATCCCACGGGTGTTCCCTGTCTTTCCCAGTACTACGTGTACGAGGTCAGCGGGGTGAATTCCCCGTTCCCCGTGGATTATCCCCGGTATCCCACGGGTGTTCCCTGTCTTTCCCAGTACTACGTGTACGAGGTCAGCGGGGTGAATTCCCCGTTCCCCATGGATTATCCCCGGTATCCCACGGGTGTTCCCTGTCTTTCCCAGTACTACGTGTACGAGGTCAGCGGGGCGGGAGCTGCCGAGCGGCCGCGCCAGGTGTGTCCGTACGTGCTGCTGGCCTGCCAGTACCGCCCGCCCCGGGAGATGCCGGCGCCGGCCCCGCAGCACCC agcagagcgGAACCACCAAG AGCCGCGGTCGCTGCCGGCGGCGCCGTGCCCGTGGCGGGGCCAGCTGTGCATCGGGGGCCGGCGCCTGTGCACCATCGGCCTGAGGAGCCAGCACAGCGCGGGCAGCGTGCCCGCCCAGCt ACCTCCCAGCCTGGACATCAAACACGTCATGGGATTGTCTGACTTGAAGAAAAAACTGCCAGAAGctgcatttgggaaaaaaaattacactagGAATGAAG tCTGCTTTCAGGGTGTTTACTCCAGTCTCTACGAGGTGGAAATATCCAATAAGGATCAATCCAAAATGGATCAGCTGGTGGAAAACCTGAAGGAGAAGGACTTG GCGATCATCAAATATTTACAGGACCAGGGAGTTCTCATCCTGCTCACGTCCTCAGCCTTGGCACGGGAGGATG GCCTGGAGCCCAAGGAGCCCGTCAGCCTGCTGGCCCTGTTCCTGTTCAGCTCCCCCCGGGCCCTGAGCCCCCGAG AGGAACAGCAGGACCCACAGCATAGGAAggagggcagtgccaggagtgCCATCTCCCTAAAAATCGCCTCCGTTCTGCCGGGACTCCGCTACGCCTTACGGAAagcagccagctcctcctggaatGCCACGGGCAGCCCCTGCATCCAGGAGCACCTCCAGGAATATGCAAAACTCCAGGAAACCTCTCAGGCCAGCCCTGGCCAGAGCGGGGACGTTCCCgtggctgctgtcccctccccgtgCCGGGATGGGGATGCTCACCCTTCCCAGGAGCTCTCGGAGCGATCCCTGGCCCAGCTGCGGCGTTACCTCTCCGACCCCAGCAGCTTCACCCTGGGAATCTCAGCGGCCCTGCAGTGTCtca gTGCAGAGGTCCTGGCTGCAGAAATTGTCCACAAACCGCAGTGTGAAAGTGCTGAGGAGGAAAGTTCAGCTCCCAATGGTCCTGCTGTGGAGGCAAAGAGGCCAAAAACCCTGGAAAACCTGGACTCGAAGAAGGTTCCTGTCACTGAGA AGCCAAAGGAGCCGCTCCCGGAGCTCCCGAGCGAAGCCTCATCCCAACCCCCCGGAGCAGAAATCCCAGGGAATGTTCATCCCGTGGCAAGTCCCAGCGTTGCCTTTGCCCTGCCAGGGGACAACAGCGACTCCCACGCCCTGAACCTGCTGGCTGACctggccctgggctcctgcaTTCCTGCCTTTATTCCCAAAGATTCTGGGACCGTCCCCGTGGAATCTGGGgattcctgggagcagcagagcccttccgaccccaaatcccagcgCGTGGCTTCCGACCACAAATACCACAGGGCAGACAAGCAGGGCAAAAAACCCACCTCCagcaaggtgtccctgacccAGCCGCTTCCCGAAAAAACAGATTCCAGCCAGCCGGCCTCTCCTCCCAGGGAAAAAACCTCTGGAATTTTCGGCAGGAGCGGCGGGGTTCCCGTCCCCGCCGTATTCCAGGTGTTTCCTCCCCGCCAAGCTCCGCAAGCCTCCGAGTTGAACGCGCACTCCATCATCTCAGCCGAGCACTCCTACGCCTCCCCCATGCCCGAGGATCCCAAAGCACCCCCAGATCCCAAAGGGAATCCCGCTGCCGGCCCCAGGAGCGCTCCAGGAGCTCCCTTGGTTGGGAAGGTGCTGCCGTTCCGGCACCAGCAGAGCAGCGCCGAGCCCGCCCGGAGccagaggtgtcccaggaaaAAGGAGGATTTCTCCAAGAGCCACACGGTGAATCTCTGCGGGAATTCCATGAAGGTCACGTGCCGTTGGGAAGAGGAGTATCTCTTCCACCTGGACAGCAGGTACACCAATGATTCCCTGGAGAAAACCGTCATCCGTGCCCTGCATGG GCCCTGGGATCCCGATCTTCCCGACGATGTGGAAGGGATGAAGCTGATCCTGCACATGTGGGTGGCTCTGTTCTACAGGAAGCCCAGCAagctcctgagcagctccaggaaggtggtggagcACAGCAATCCCAGGAAATTCGTCTCCATCAACAGCTCCGGTGGCTTCCTGGAGCTCAGCGACGACAGCCAGGACTGCTTTGGCTTCGAGACGTGTCCTGCAGACTCCGGCTCGGATCCTGACCAgactcccagcagctccctggatcCCAGCACCCCTTCCCAGGGCGCTCCCCAGCCCGAGAAGAGCCCCGCCGACTCCCAGACGGACGCGGACGGAGCTGCCGGAGCTGTGGACAGCACCGTGTCCTCCTCCTCGGGGGAGCTGCCctgcggggaggaggaggaggagcctTCCTCCACCAGCTGTCCCGagagcctttccctgcaggatcattccagggaaaagctggatgTGGCCGGCGGGGAGCCGGAGGGCGTTCCCGAGGAGAGCGCGCGCCACGTCTCCAGCGTCACCGCG GAGGAGCCAGCCGAGGAGGACTTGCAGGATGCCAGGATCACCCCCATCCCTCCCGAGGAGCTCGGCTGTCCCAGCAAATCCCCGGATGCGCCGGGCACGGAAAACCCCGGGAGCCAAACCCCaaactgcagcccagctccatggACAGACCCCCCCTGTGCACCTCAGGACAacggggagcagcagcagcaaaagcagcaggaagcaggcTCAGGGAGTGGCCCCGGCCCTCCCGAGGATGAGGAGGGAACGGGATGCTCTGGGCATTCCCTGGAAGTTGAGGATGGCGCTGATCCGCAGCCTGCCTGTGATTCCGTGCCCTTGGAAGCGGCTCCTGGGAGTGCAGAGCCTGGGGGAGCCACTGAGCAAGGGGAGGAATGCCAGGAGCCCCCGGAGCACTcagaggagagggaggtggaggaggagaagaaagaggacgAGGAGTTGGAGGACGAAAGCTCCTTTGTGGACCCCGTGGATTTGGTGCTGTCCGAGAGCAGCGATGCCGAGATGGAATGCGAGCACGGCGAGCATAATCCAGGGAATTCGGCGTCTCCAGAGGAGTTTGGTGTTCCTGAAGAGGACCCCGCGCTCAGCCCCACGCCCCTGGCACCCCCCTGCCCCGACAGATCCTCCCCAGCGCCCTCAGATGGGGCTGGGACTGACCCTGGAGGCTTTCCTGAGGAGATGTCACCAAACCAGGAGGAGCTCCCGGATCCCTGGGACGCTCCGGGCACGCCGGAATCAGAGACAAGCGGGGTTGGAGTGGCCAGTCCGGCCGAGGTGGGGTCACCCCACAGTGACAGCGGGGAGCTGCCAGTcccccctgagcccagccttgTCCGTGGGGCGCAGCCCGACAGCGTGACGGACAGCCCGGGATCCGCCGGAGCCACGCTGGGGAACGGCTCCGAGCACAGAAGCCGGGATCGGGCCCCCTCTGGAGAACGGTGGGAGCCTGCTGGGAGCGCGGGGTCCCCCTGCAGACAGGGAATGAGCCTGACCCTGTCCCCCGACACCAGCTCCGTCTGCCTGACCTCTCCCGATGGCTCTGTGGATCCCTGGGCTGCTCCGGAGGATCAGCCCGTGGAGAGCATCCAGTCACCGTCCCAGAGCGAGCTGGGGCggagcagctgcttctcccagcGGGGCGGGGATGAGGCCGAGCCCGACCCCAATTCCCTGGATGCTGAGGAGCCCAACCAAGGCAGCAACGGGGTTTTggtgggggagcagcaggggagccCCTCTGGCAATGGCACGGAGGAGCTGGATGATCCCATGGGAGCAGGAGATGGCCGGGACTCCCCCTTTGACTACACAGACGTAGGAGATGactgcagggctgaggagagcGAGGATGCGTTCCCTGGGACAGAGAATTCCCCCGGGAATGACACCACGAACATGGAGGTGGTGGACATCCCTCTCCACCATCACCTCCTGGAATCAGAGCCCTCCTCCTCCATCAGGGAGGGCATCTCAGCCATACAGGagctcccctggcagcagcagagcttcccAGACATCCACGGGGactcagctcctgcttctcctggcGCCGGAGACTCCAATCCCGGCATTCCCGCCGTGCCGGGCCGGCGGGAGTCGGTGCTGTGCCGCCTCTGGAAGCCGTGCCGGGAAGGAGGAGCCACGCAGGTGAGCGTGGCTGCCTGGAGCCTGGATGGCTCCTTGCATCCCGGCTGTTCCCAAGGGCTGGTAGAATCCCCAGCTCCGTGCTCCCCCGTGGATGCGTCAGCAGAGCCAGGATCTGCTCCTCCTTCTCCGTGTGACCCATGGGATGATCCGGAGACTGCGGAGCCGGGCTCGCCCCTCCCTGAGGTGCTCCCTGGGGTGCTCTCTTCCACCCCAGACAGTGCCTGGTGGGCcgggagctgtggcagccccaggagcagctccaggagccatggcagccccaggagcagccccaggagccccaggagctgtggtaGCCCTGGGAGCCCCTGGAGCCATGGTAGCCCCAGGAGCCAAGGTAGTCCtaggagccccaggagctgtggcagccccagaTGCCATGGTAGCCCCAGGAGCCATGGtagccccaggagctgtggcagccccaggagctgtgggagcctcaggagccccaggagctgtggcagccccaggagctgtggtaGCCCTGGGAGCCATGTGAGCCTCAGGAGCCTTGGGAGCCatggcagccccaggagccGTGGTAgtcccaggagccccaggagctgtggcagccccagaAGCCATGGTAGCCATGGTAGCCCCAGGAGCCAAGATAGTCCtaggagccccaggagctgtggcagccccagaTGCCATGGTAGCCCCAGAAGCTGTGGTAGTCCTGGCAGCCCCAGAAGCCGTGGTAGCCCTGGGAGCCATGGTAGCCCCAGAAGCCACGGTAgcccccagagccaggcagaggaTGCCggaggcagccctggggaggagcCCTTCCTGCCAGAGGACCTGGAAGGAGGCAGCATTCCCAGTCCTGCACCTTTCCCAGCCCGGGAGTGTCCCCTGTGCGAGCCCTGGGATGTGTGCGAGCACAACCCCGAGGGATCCCAGCTGTTCCCCGATCCCGACTGTGCCGGCGCTGAGGTGGGACAGGGGGAAATTCCCGCTTCTCCCGTCCCGTGGGATGAGCCCGGGGATCCCTCTGGGGAACACCTGGAGTTCAGCGATGCCGAGGATGTTTCGGATCTGCTGCCAAGGGAAGAGCAGCTCCCGAGCCAAGACACGCACGAGGGCTTGGCCTTGGAAGATCCATTGGAGAATTCCTTTGGTGACTCagaccagaaatattttgagggGAATTCTCGCTCCCCTCTTCCAAGCAGGAGTTCCTGCATCATGAGATCCACGGATGCTGCAGGAACAAGGACTACCTGGGacagctcctccaggagctccgCGCACACGGAGGAGCGCGGGGAGGCCCGGGACCGGGACATCCGCAGGGATTACGGGAGCTTTGTGGTcaccaggcagtgccaggagaggaCGGAACATTTCCAGCTTCCCAGGAGGCGCAGCCGCCGTGCCCGGGAGTCTCACCTGGCCCGCTCCCTGATGGGGACCTGGAGGGGCTTGGAGGAAATCACCCAGGCCACTTTGGACATGGAGTGTCTCCGCTTCCATTATAAGCTAAAAGAAATCCTGAGGAACGGCAAACCCTCCTTTTCTACCTCCAAAAGCATCTTCCCGACGGACTTTCCTCCCCGCCACGCCCCCGTCCCGCTGTCCCCACGCAGCAGGAGCCCCTTGCAGGTGACGATTCCCCCCTCGGACGCGTGGCCGGGCGGGGACGCTCGGGCCGCCAGGAGAGGCCGATCCCGGGCGGGGAGCCGGGACGCCGGGGCCGCCTGGCACCTGGGCAAGCTGCGGTACGAGCACGCCGCGCCCGAGCCGCGCGGGGCCGTGGCCGGCATCCTGCGCGAGTACTCCGAGTTCCAGAGGGTGCTGCTGGCCCGGGCCGAGGCCGGGAGCGACGCCCCGGCGCCGGGGGAGGCCGGGAGCGGCCGGCCGGGGGCGGCCCGGCCCTGCGGGACGGCGGCGTTCCGGGGAATGGTGGCGGAGCTGTGCGGGGCCCTGCGCTGGCACCTGCGGCGCGTGGCCGCCAGCGGGCAGCCCGGAATGTTCTACCTGCTGGAGACTGGGAAGGAGCCCTTCTTCGACAGGGTGAAG GCCCTGCTGAAGGCGGAGGGGTTTGTGAGGACGGAGCCCCTGACCTTCTGCAGAGCCCGGCAGCGGGACAGCGAGCGCCTGCTGGTCATCATCAGGAACGAGGACATCGCCTCCCACATCCACAGT GTGCCGtgcctgctggagctgaagcGCTGTCCCGGCGTGGTGTTCGCCGGCGTGGACGATCCCGAGGAGGTGACGGGTGACACGTTCCAGGAGCTCTTCCAGGCTGGAGGATTCGTGGTGTCCGacgaggagctgctggaaagggtGACCCTGG GCCAACTGAAGGAGGTGGTGAAGGTGCTGGAGAAGCTGAACCGGAGCGGGAGGTGGAAGTGGCTCCTGCACCACAGGGAGAGCAAGAAGCTCCGAGGAGACCTCAG GGACGACGCGGGTGCCcagaagaagcagctgctgctgcgcTGGTGCcagggggcagagctgctggagctgctgcccttccaCGGCTGCGACGCCGCGCCCGAGTCCCGGCGCGCCCAGTGCCTGCCGGAGCTGCAGGCGCAGCGCGTCCGCGCCCGCTTCGCCGTGTACCTCACAG aaaatcccagcagcagctgcagggagatcCTGGAAAGCAAAGGAATTCTTGTGGCTGACATCGACACCTTCCTCGGGACGGTGCAGAAAGTGGCTGCTCCCTTTAGAAGAAGCTACTGGTGA